Proteins encoded by one window of Monoglobus pectinilyticus:
- a CDS encoding RHS repeat-associated core domain-containing protein: MEKNAESTSFAVTAAYEYDAFGGLATGTGGEADSNGFRYNGQYTDEETGLIYLRNRYYDPSIGRFTQEDPYWNPTNMIYGDGKKSTVIVKYNNDNTTDMSCYANEINSILIKNYGKVEFISSKYYNEYIENNLKYEKLLGTIKEENDYFINDVSEGYSVYSVILIPKNDIIKQSINLYCYCCNNPLKYDDRIGLSVYFIGANITAGIGIYIAADAMLVWDDEGNMGIMIGCSIGGGALVPGIGGLVGQYNNLDNIYQLCGQSVSAGVAAEFGFEYQGSNGASGFALVTGLGFYGAVNYGWMLCSWRMW, translated from the coding sequence CGCATTCGGCGGTTTAGCAACAGGAACAGGCGGGGAAGCAGACAGCAACGGATTCAGATACAACGGACAATATACCGATGAAGAAACTGGATTGATATATTTGCGTAATCGTTACTATGACCCAAGTATAGGTAGATTTACTCAGGAAGATCCATATTGGAATCCAACGAATATGATTTATGGAGATGGAAAAAAGAGTACTGTAATAGTAAAGTATAATAATGATAATACAACCGATATGTCGTGTTATGCAAATGAAATAAATTCAATATTGATTAAAAATTATGGAAAAGTTGAATTTATTTCTAGTAAATATTATAATGAATATATTGAAAATAATTTGAAATACGAAAAACTTCTTGGTACTATAAAAGAGGAAAACGATTATTTTATCAATGATGTTTCTGAAGGATACTCAGTATATAGTGTTATATTAATTCCGAAAAATGATATAATAAAACAATCAATTAATCTATATTGTTATTGTTGTAATAATCCTTTAAAATATGACGATCGAATAGGATTAAGTGTGTATTTCATTGGAGCAAATATTACGGCAGGAATTGGAATTTATATTGCAGCTGATGCCATGTTGGTATGGGATGATGAAGGAAATATGGGTATAATGATAGGCTGTTCGATTGGTGGAGGAGCACTTGTTCCAGGAATTGGTGGGCTAGTTGGTCAATACAACAACTTAGATAATATATATCAGCTATGTGGACAGTCAGTATCAGCTGGTGTGGCTGCTGAATTTGGTTTTGAATATCAGGGGTCAAATGGTGCAAGTGGATTTGCTTTAGTTACAGGACTTGGTTTTTATGGTGCTGTAAATTATGGATGGATGTTATGTAGTTGGAGGATGTGGTAA